The DNA segment GCAGTTTAAAGGAATGAAGCTCTGTATTTTCCTTAACAACTAATGTAGGAGAAAAATACAGAATCATTTTTCAACTTGACAACCATACTAAGTGTAAAACCTACAAATATTATCTTTCTAGCTTGTATACTTTAAAATTTAAGTATAACTCCACAACCTTCCCCTTGTCATTTGTTTCTATATTTCCtgggctctctctctctctctctctctctctcttaagcaATCTCTTACTCTTATGCAATTTACAAAAGCATAAGATTTTCAACTACAGCCAAATATAAAAAGTAAAGCCAAAAAAAATCCTCAATAACTGATAATCTGATATCAATTCTCCTTTATCTTGCTTGAAACAAGGATTCAGAAAAATTTACACTTGCACTTGCACTTGCGCTAAAAAGACATTAAGCAGCACAGATTCATTTCAAAGaataaagaacaaaagaaacattTCCAGTCCCTTTATCGAAACAGCATAAAACATCGGCAATAAGTCAATAACATTGCCAGAAAAACAGGAAAACTCAGCAATAATTCACCAACACCAATCAACAAAACACCCAATAAAGTCACATTTGAACACATCGAACCCAAAATTAACCATCTAATCCAAAAACCTTATCATTGACTTAATGATAAAAAGTGGAGTTGTGAAGGAAAAACCTGCAAGGTAGGGTTAGGGCGATCACAGCAAAAATGCTCAATGGAGAGAATGAAATTCGTGCCCTTACTCCCAAACACGGTCCCTATAAAACGCCTGAAGAAAAACTCCAAATAAAACATCAAAAGAAGTGAAACGGAATCAGCCCTCCTATCAAACAGTGATTGTACAGAAAGAAAAAAGGGAAAGGAGGGAGAATTGAGAGAGGGAAGGCCTACAAGAAGTATTCGTAGGCTCCAAAGGTGAGGAAGTAGTGGAGGCGCTCGATGGGAGTGCCCTGGAAGATAGGCCATTGGCCGCAGAGGAAGGAGACCAACGCTAGCAGTGTGGCCAGTCCGTGGCATGCCAGAACCCAATGCTCTGCCATCGTTTATCTTTAAAGATTCGAGAATGAAAAAACTTTTATAGAGGGAGAATTTGGGAGATGGGCTCTTGCGGTTGGGAAATTCAGGAAGGGGCTTGACTTTGAATTCAGGAAAGTTCGTGGTaactttatataaaaaaaaataatataatttaaatcaaattatgaatttatataatttttcaaaactcATTTTAATATCTTCCCTTTCtttaaatgatttaattctttatttaattattataaaaaaattttaaacaacAATGAAAGTGAATGAACTTAAGCAAGGCCTAGAAACACaataattataaattcatttattgttattatttcaatataaaaattaaatatgaaaatcttaagttaaaaattaaattctctaaattattattgaaaattaaaataagaaataatTCATAATCTATTTGTAgttagaaatttttattttattttctagttaAGTTCCTAAACAAATTGCTTAATAGAAGAGAAATGGCTTTCATTTTAATTTGTAGATTTGCAAAGACCAttatactctttttttttttttaaataaattttcagtgGTCCAATAACCCAATTGCGCCGATGTTGGTTCCTCCAGGCTAGTAGATTCAGCTACAATTCGGTTCGAAATTAGctcaattaaaaatttgattgatcaaaattgattttaaatcGGTATAGAATCAATATATTCGGTCCGATTTCAAGTCAAaagagaatttaaaaaaaaaaaaatcaaatattggATATGattgtattaaaaattaaatttccaaGTCTAATTTTGGCTCGTGGGCATCCTTCCTATTTAGCTGCCcatccaaattttaatttaatgatattaaaagaattaaattattgaatttatgtatataaaattaaaattactgtaattaaataatttataattaaaattactgTAATTAAATAACTTATAATTTGTCTTGTTTTCTTTCACGGTTCTTTATAGAACACACTTAGAATTCAAAACGCAATAAAATAATGTTTGAGCTTAGTCCATTAAACTTTTAACCtcataaattttttaattcaaataaGATAAATCACACTTAGAATGCAAAACACATTAAAATAATGTTTGGACTTAGTCCATTAAACTTTTATGAGACTATGTAGTTATACATTTAGACTATAAAAGCTAACCCAAATaagaatttataaaaataaaactaaaatcaacAAGTTCAAATTAAAATATTCCCACATTATACTCATATGCAACTCTAattaaagttaaattaaaatatatatatatatatatattccttccATCCCATTTTAAGTGTTTTTAAAGATTTTTTacacaaattaaaaaaataattaaatagactcctttttattaaaaaaatactaataattaattaatgcaTCGAAAATAAgggtaaaaatgaaaaaaaaaaaaaaatcattaaaacaAACTGCTAGTGGCAAAGTTGAGGCCCCAGGATTCTTCATGTCTTAGGTTGTACTCTGATTGATGTTGGGTTTGTTGTATTATTTGTTTATTATCACTTGTTTGGGTTGTTTAATGCTTTTTGACATAATCCAGTTTTAATTATTTCCTTTTGAGCTCATAGTCCTCCACACATATTCTTGTAATGCCACCTAAGGAAAACATATCTTTAAAAGTAATAAGTGCGACATTTTtttaagaaagaaaaaagaatgaAAATATAAAAGGGTTGTATTTTTAGGAACAATCAATGGCCCAGTTCAGTTAAATATCTGCATCATCTATAGTATCTTCTATGATGGCAATGCATGATCCTACAGATCTTCCCATGGTCATGGCTTCTGCAAGTTTAGCTCGGGCTCCATCATGCCGACGCAAAATTAAGATAGTGTTCAAGACAGACCATCTGACTTGAGAATCTGCTTTCTTCTGGGTAAAGCCTAAGCTCTTGAGCAGCATATCCAACTGCATGCAATAATCAAAAGAGAACTTTTAACCAGTAATTTCTATACTTGCATAATTCCTACATACTTGGCATGAAATACATAAAGAAGGCACTCAATTGTCTAGACCTTTTTTATATCAGCAAGGCCTCCCTCTGCATATCCATATAGAAGGTACTCAGTTGCTACACCCGCAAGTGCAATGCATGAGAATCTGTTCAAAGTCTGACAGAACATTGTCCAGACATAAGAATTGATCTATCTACCAAGGGGTTTTATTTGTACAGCAACATTCAGTTTGATAACGTTCACTTCCAACAAGCAAAATTTGAACTTAAGAAGTTGAATAGCATACCGTAGCAGATACTTTCCCTGCATTAACCTATATGGCACAAAACTAAGAGTCAAAATGGTATAACAGACAATACTTTAAAAAAGATGCTTTCAATCTGAAATGTTTATCAGCAGAAAGCTACAactatacatattcatcaattatCAACATGGTAAGTTTGAAGTTAATGCTTTCCAGCATCCATACAGCTACTACCTAATGGACTGAAATTGGCATAAAGCACTAGGTAAGTTTCAGTGGATTATAGTGCCTTAAGTTTATATCTGAGGCTTACTTTTCTTGTTTTTAAGTTCTTGTTTGTTTTTCCTTTATCAGACAGCACACACTCTTCCAATCAAGAGAGTAATTTGCAAAGTTGCTGGTAGCATGATTATGTGTAGCTTTGTAGAACATTTCTATGTTCTACAAAGCTACACATAATCATGCTACCAGCAACAAACTCCACTTGTAACAACATATTTGAGCCTTAAGCTCTAATGAAAAGTCAAACAGAATTCCTTGCAGAGTTAGTAGTAACTGCAGGAAAACCAGGCAACATCAAGTGCCAAGAGCAGCCAATAAACTACAAGGAGAAAATGACCCAGCACTTCCCACTCCACCCCAGCTAAAGGTATTCAAAGAAAACACTAGAATGGCAGCAGAGAGAATAGAATTGAAATACTGAAGAGTGAAATATCTGGGAATAAATTCAGATTGGAAAAACAACCTACTTCTTCAAGAAATTCCAAGTCCACAAAAGCAGTTCCTGCTTGAACATTGAGAGATCCTTCCTTCTGTAAAGCTTCCAAACTAGATAGCGTATAAACCTTAGGAAGAATGCCTACCAAATAGGCAATCAAGAAATGCCCAGCTTCATGCTACAgccaaaaagaaaatggaaaataaaAAACATTTACTTCATAGCACTAGAAATCGCTCCCATTAATAAGAGATAAGATGCTTAAACTTGACAAAGATATGTAATTCTGATAGAGAAGCAAATAATGTGAATATGTGCTAGAAATTTAGAATTGGACCTGGAGTTGAAAatgttgcataaattgaaataagaatAGCAGAAATGTCATCAAATATATAATGTGAAGTGATAAAAGAGAGGAAGACAGATCTTACTTGAATAACCCTGTTGTGGTACTTCTGACTAAATGTGTGACCAACAGTATCAAGAACCAAGCTCCCAACTCCTCCGTTAAAAGAGACCTAGATAACCCATTAGATGAGATATTAGAACAATGCACATCATGGAAGATGAGGTATCTACGAACTCGTGTCCACTATAAGCATTAGAGCAAAGATGGCAGTACTAATGGCTAGAGAATAAAGGTTCGAAGTTTCAAGTTCATTAGTATTATTTCAAATAACCACAAACTTGCACAAGAACATTCAATAAAATTCAAAAAAACAGATCATAGCTAGCTAACCAATAAATCGTGATTAAGGACAAAAATTTGATTATAAGCAAAATCCATATTAACAAGAATCCCTTATAAGCCTAGAGACAGTCCTAGTTAAGCATAAGAAACTTACCGCGTCTAATGTCCATAAAAACAACAATCCCAGAGAAAAATAAAATAGCTGTTGTGGGCTAAACCTAAAAGCATTCCAAGCAGCAATCCCACCAAAAGCAGCAGCAATTTGCAGGCTTCTTTCAATAGAACCGATTGTTGCATCCACAGGGGACAAAAGAGAAGCTGTTTCTATTCCATTCAGCTTCAGTTCATCCAATGAGTAAAGCCTTTGGGGTACCTGCCTTGCAGCTCCGAAACATCGAAGGCCACCTGGCTTTCCCTGCAAATCCTTGACAAGAGAGAGTGCTGCTCTTTCATCTCCCTTGGCAAGCTCCTTGTCCACTTGCTCCAACGCTTGCTGTCTCGATACACCCACTGACGAAGATGAAGAAACAATCCTAAAAGAGCAGAATCTTGTTCTCAGAGGAGAAAATAAGCCCGTGTAATAGATCACTGTGCCCATCAAAAGGAAAACCCAAAAAGCCGAATTTGACTAGCGATACGATTCTTAAAGGTGATTTTCTGGTGCTTAAGAATGCCAGTTTTTTGGTCCTGAATCGTCTACCACACAAACAGAATATTAACCGCAAAATAGTCAAGGACAATTTAATAGCTAAACTACAACGCAAAAACGCCGTCGTTTATTTCCCTCAAATGCATCGCATGCGTGAGCATGACTGCATTTTTCTAGAAAAAGAATAAACTTGGCTTCTGAGCTCCAACTACAGCCTCCCGCTGAGGGATTCTACCTCCAGCGAAACTGCAGGAAGCCAATTATGCTGTACAACGTCGTCTTGCTATGCAGAAGAGTGAACAGAGAGCTCTAATCGCAAGGCAAGCCTTTGGCCTCCGTGGCCCTGGCACAGCCAAAACAAGTTTCTGTCTCTTATTCCTACAGAGAggtattatcattttttttttcagaagagAGGTATTATCATTTACTTGCTGTACTTGCAATATTTTGATAGCGAGCAGGTACCCAAAAATGGACTTGCATTGGATCAACTGGACTTCAACGGTAAAGATTTATCGCCCCGAAGTCAATTGGTTGATTAAATTATCAATTGGAAAATCTATACATTTCTCTTTACCAGATGGCGAAGGCAGAGGGCCTAGTTGAGAATTAAGGCAAACCAAATTTCCTTTTCCAAAAACCTCTACCTGTTACCCAATTCCTTTCAACATCtaaaactcatttggattatTCCAATCGTATATGGACTGAGCTGATAATATACTTGATCCCTTAAGAGGGTATGCAATACCCTACCCAATTTAACAAGAACAAAAAATCTTCAATGACCAAAAAACAGAACAGCCTAGAAACCCACCATTTAAGTTTACTAACCAAGTGAACCCCCATTCCAAATCCAATCTGTTTCCCACTAGTCTATcaaaataaaatgaattaaaaaaagaACATAATTAAGAGAACCATAGAATAATCAAAATCCTCTTTACTCAAAAAGATACCACTGTATTCCAAGTAGAAAAACCAAAAAAGAATATTTTACAACTGTAGAATCCATAAGCAAAACAATCCGAGACCAAGGAAAAGGCCTAGAACTCCTGAGAAGCAGATCCAATATCACCTTTGCCCTTGCCAATCTTCTTGGGAAGAAGAGTCTGATGAATGTTAGGCAGTACACCACCATTGGCAATGGTTACAGAGCCTAGAAGCTTGCTCAGCTCCTCATCGTTCCTTACTGCAAGCTGAATGTGCCTCGGCACAATGCGGTTCTTTTTGTTATCTCTCGCTGCATTCCCAGCAAGCTCCAATACCTAAAATTAATCCTCCATAAGTAAAACAAACACTAATCTAGTAAACCCTAGCAACATCTCAATAGAGAAATAATCAACAAGCAAGAAACGACAACATCTGCACAAAAACCAAAAAAAGGCTGATAAATGAACCAGCTTtcccataaaaaataaaaagagagacgAATACGTGACTAATTGACATAAAACAACAATGGCACCCACGAAGGACACCAAACATTCAACCTTGCATGCCTCCATTAAATCCAAATCTAACCAATTAAACAAAACCCCCCAAATCAAGGGAGAACATCAGATCAATAACAAAAACTGGGGGGAAAAAACCCTTGATCTAACCAAAACAAACGAAGAACAAGACGCATAAGAACAATGGAATCAAAAGCCGCAAAATTACCTCAGCAGCAAGGTACTCGAGGACAGCAGAGAGGTAGACGGGAGCCCCAGCACCAACACGCTCAGCATACTTTCCGGCCTTTAGAAACCTAGCGATCCTCCCTACAGGGAACTGCAACCCAGCCTTCTGCGAGCGCGACACAGACTTTGACGCCTTAGGCTTTCCTCTCCCTCCCTTCGTTGATCCCCCAGTAGAACTCATTTTCACTAATCTCAAAATTATAACCAAacgcaaaccctaatttttgtttcGCACACAGTGAAAGCGTAGCAGAGAAGATGAGAGACGCACCACTATTTTGAAGAATGGAAGAGTTTGGGTATATATAGGAAGTATAGGGTTGATCTGATTGGTGGATTCGGCTTCCCAAGGATTGCAAACGTGGCACTCGAATTAGGTTCCCGGCGGGAAATTTTGTGCTTTTCTTTTGCTTCGCTTTCGCGCTTCTGCTTCGCGACTGTGTGATGGATAAAAAACGGCGTCGTATGAAATGGATGGGCTTAAGCTTAACTTACGTTtggttttaaaaaattaaaaaaacataaGCCCAAGTTTCAGCAACCCATTATTTTGAGGACTGAATTGAAATTGTACAAAGCCTTCACCAATGGCAAGTGGGCCTTGTCTATTCTGTTGTTGTCGTCGAGGACTGAATACAACTATTCCCATCACATCAAATATAAGGAGAATTTCATTTTATTAtgtatttctttaaaaaaataaaatcatttcattGGCTTTGCCAACTTGTATTTGAAAATGGGTAAGATGGATTTGCTTTTTGGCCTATAATAAGTTGTAAATGGCATTAATAATTGGTCCCCTACGCGTTTAGTTGCATTGTAttagggggtgtttggtttacctatTGGGTGTAGCTGGTAGTTGATAGACAATTAAATAGGTAAATTGTGGTGTTTGACAAGTTTAAAtaaatagagctgatagctgatggacaactgatatgatacccatcagctgcagtttgtatcagctctatttttagaaatttatttCTCATCGGTGATAAATGatcgattttattttttattttgatcatattatctttttttatttaactttaaaattaatattattaatatttttatttttttatttataattttaatattttaattaatatatttcaactttgttaaaatattttttattaataacataaaatataaaatatttatttatatccaataacttaaaattatttataaatttttctattaacaataataattattttattattttatctatatttttaaaattatttaattatcttaaaaaataattattttcttatttcaataataaaataaatgatataatataaaagattaataattatatatttatttaaataatataatatattaatttaataattatatatttaatttaataataaaataaataatataatgtaataaatttataattttatatttattaaaataataaaataaattatatgatatatacccttattagtcatttcacatattaacagcaacagctaaatataattttaccaaacacttaatataaaatgTTTATCATCACTATCACCAACAAAGAATATATATCAAATACTATCACAgttatcagttgtattcaacagttaatccaaacaggcccTGAATGAAGAGACTGACGCAGTTGGTGGCCACATTCCCATCATTTCTTCTTAGTAATTGTTTGACATCATATTTTAAGGATTGatactatttaaaaaaataaaaataaaaaatattattttaaatattgttaaaataaaactatttaaaaaaaatattttatcattttaatttttttataattaaaatttatcaaatttaattttaaattattttttaatattatataattaatatatttaaaaatatattttttttaacaacAGTTTTAACAGTAATACCAAACATGTTCTTAATCCTATTGAATGCCTATTTTCTACAAACTTTTGCTCCATAAGATTTTAGATTAATAAGATAAGTATCTCTTGATTTAAGACAATAATTTATCTTTCACAACTCTCATGAACTTGCTTCTACTGAAAATTTTTAGACACATCAAATAGAAATATTGTTTTGGTGTATATCAAATCACTCTAAAATTAAGGCAATGATTATCATTGCTAATCATGTAGTTTAGGATTCTTTTTATTGGAAAATAGATTCAATGAAATTTTCAAAACATTCAAGACAAACATAAGCTTGCAATAAGAcagttttaattaattacatgGCATAAATTTAACATTAATTATAAGTATAGAACTTATCTAAAAATGGGAGTCAAACCCTTTAAAAATTGTATTGATAGTAGAATTCTCCTTAtgctattattaaaaaaaaaaaacaaaaataataattgaattagaaTGGGTCAAGGTTTCCTTTTACCATAAATTTTTACCCAAATGAGAACAAAATAAGACCAAGCCCACAAAAACCCAATGACTCATTTCCTCTTGCTTGTGGGGCTGTGAGAATATGGAGAGTGGCAGGCAATAAAAGATGGGGAAGGTGGGACTTATGAGAGAGAACCAAAATGCATAAAAAAGACAAAAGAGGTTAAAGGCAAAATATGAAAAAAGGAAGATGGGTTGTTGAATTTTGTACCATGCACAAGGGATAAAGGGCAGCTTGCCCTAGAGTTGgagatggagagagaagaggTGATGTTTTGTTCACTTGAACGGGAAAAGGGCCAACCCAAAACAATCCAAAAACTGTACCTAGTTGTTGACCATAAGATTAGCGAAGTGCCCCAAAAGCCTATCGAACTGACTGTGATGTTCATAGATAGTGACCTCAGATTAAAGCTTGTTTAACATTGAATTTTagggtataaaattatttttttaatataattttaaatattattaaaaattttattttattattttaatatttttataattaaaattaattaaatttaatttttaattattttttaattctctctaattaatatatttaaaaaatataattttttcaataataatttaaatagtaatacCAAATACACTCTAAAAGTTATCAAGTAATTGTTTGGTTCACAGCTCAAATTGTTTATATTTCTTATTCatgtaatttttcattttttaatggCTATTTTCATTATAAATAATATGAGAAAAGAAACAAGAATgctattaaatgaaaataaaaagttTAGAAGGTTGTAAGTAAAGAGGTGGAATGGAAATAGCTTCTGATATTAATAGAAAGTAGCaaaatattaaaagaattttaatgttatcatttaAAATATTAAGATCTTAAAACGTTAACAATAAGTTTTGATCAAATAAATTGACATTTGCTCtcaaattagtaattttaatgccataaatttttttaatgctCATAAATTattctttaataataataataataataataataataattttaaaataataaaaaattaataaaaggacTTCAATGTTTCTTTAAAATATTAAGATTTTAAAATGTTAGCAATAAATTTTGATCAAATAAGTTAGTAGTTACTCTCAAATCAGTAATCTTAATGGtcataagtttttttttaatgcCCATAAGTTGTtttttgttaataataataataattattattattattattattttaaaaaataataaaaataaaatattattaaagtaaattaatatttatttaatatacatAAGGGAAAGCAAAAAACTTTTAAGTATTATTTTTCCTTCAAAGTAAATATATGTCTTAATTTTACTGTCATTGACtttttacaattaaaaattaGGAAACATAATAATatgtgataattatatttagtaattatatattataattatttaggaaatacaaaaaaaatcaatgttaacttttctcttttttaaaaagaaattaaaaactaATAGATATGACAATTTAATTATTAgacatatttaaaagaaaatttaatcatTAAACTTTTAGGTATGATAATAATTAGAGAGTCACGATAATATtcgttaaattttaaaattaaacataTTCTATTGgtaaatcataaaaattaaatattaaatttaatagtaGCAAACGcatttaaaaatatttgattAAACGGTTTTGATTTTCCTTTAAAATAAATATGGGTCTTGATTTTaagttttttaaattaaaaattagaaaacttcatagtgaatgataattatatttagtaattagtatttttatattatttaaatatttagtaaTTAATACTTTTCCTAGTTAAATTTGAAAGATTAAATGAATTAATaattgtatttagaaaattaaattatataataattatatatcacAAGTGTTTAGgagtatataaaaaattattatcaataaatttaattaaaaattattatttgacATAAAtgtaattgatttaaaatcctatATACTCCCgaatttattttacaaaaatctAAACCACCTCAAATGAACATGGAACATATATAAAATTAGCATTTATATTTATTGAGTATAATTAATGAATTAGattaattaattcttaattttttctatctttaattaaattaagctttttaaatatttataataattaaataataataactatttattagAATAATtactataataataaaatataataatttttatatgataAATGTCACgtgataaaattaataaaaaatatatctaCATAATAaagtattttcttaaaataccatTCGTGGTAGCACCAAGGAAAACTTTAtgctttatatatattaattgactTAGACCTTATTTGGTTGGAAGAAAGtagtcttaatttttttttttttgaaaagtgtagaaaataattttatttaatttgtattatcaaataaattttttataaaaaaaaaatttatttttcttatataagGGAAGTAACTTACATAAATGAGACTTGTTAAGTTACACTTTCTTAGTTAGATGTaatgaatttattaattttttttaatttattgtattttaaattattttataggtattattattttaaattaaaaaggttTGAAAAATGGGAGAAAGTCTCTATTATTGTGTAGGCTAATAAGCATCTTTATCACAGTTGTGGCGgtgttatacatatatatatatatatatatatatatagagagagagagagagagagagagagagagagagagagatgcgaAGGTCATTGCAAGAGGGCATTAATACCCAAAGATAAGAACCCAATAGTCTAAAAGAGCCTAGACATTACAATTTCAATCCAAATTCCAACTGGCACTCAAAGAAATCTTGACTAAAATAGGTTTAGTGTTCAACTCGATAATTCGAACAGATGAAGACAACCAACATTGCAAGAAGAACATAGTTAAGGAAATCACCTCTTCATCGGACGGATGGGAGACCAAAAGTACTGAAGCTCCGGCTAGGGTCATACAAGATGACCCTAGCACAATAACACCTAAGTGTTGAGCAACACAGATCTAAACTGAGAAACAACATCGAAAACTACACAATCATGGCATCTGA comes from the Hevea brasiliensis isolate MT/VB/25A 57/8 chromosome 5, ASM3005281v1, whole genome shotgun sequence genome and includes:
- the LOC110656911 gene encoding uncharacterized protein LOC110656911 isoform X1, with translation MGTVIYYTGLFSPLRTRFCSFRIVSSSSSVGVSRQQALEQVDKELAKGDERAALSLVKDLQGKPGGLRCFGAARQVPQRLYSLDELKLNGIETASLLSPVDATIGSIERSLQIAAAFGGIAAWNAFRFSPQQLFYFSLGLLFLWTLDAVSFNGGVGSLVLDTVGHTFSQKYHNRVIQHEAGHFLIAYLVGILPKVYTLSSLEALQKEGSLNVQAGTAFVDLEFLEEVNAGKVSATTLNRFSCIALAGVATEYLLYGYAEGGLADIKKLDMLLKSLGFTQKKADSQVRWSVLNTILILRRHDGARAKLAEAMTMGRSVGSCIAIIEDTIDDADI
- the LOC110656911 gene encoding uncharacterized protein LOC110656911 isoform X2, translated to MGTVIYYTGLFSPLRTRFCSFRIVSSSSSVGVSRQQALEQVDKELAKGDERAALSLVKDLQGKPGGLRCFGAARQVPQRLYSLDELKLNGIETASLLSPVDATIGSIERSLQIAAAFGGIAAWNAFRFSPQQLFYFSLGLLFLWTLDAVSFNGGVGSLVLDTVGHTFSQKYHNRVIQHEAGHFLIAYLVGILPKVYTLSSLEALQKEGSLNVQAGTAFVDLEFLEETLNRFSCIALAGVATEYLLYGYAEGGLADIKKLDMLLKSLGFTQKKADSQVRWSVLNTILILRRHDGARAKLAEAMTMGRSVGSCIAIIEDTIDDADI
- the LOC110656912 gene encoding histone H2AX, translating into MSSTGGSTKGGRGKPKASKSVSRSQKAGLQFPVGRIARFLKAGKYAERVGAGAPVYLSAVLEYLAAEVLELAGNAARDNKKNRIVPRHIQLAVRNDEELSKLLGSVTIANGGVLPNIHQTLLPKKIGKGKGDIGSASQEF